One segment of Octopus sinensis unplaced genomic scaffold, ASM634580v1 Contig18722, whole genome shotgun sequence DNA contains the following:
- the LOC118761914 gene encoding uncharacterized protein LOC118761914, giving the protein MTVVNTNDSNEISFYRYSQWIKTYAISMGAGSKVYESFMNIGSPSTWNVDKCIDTVCPNFFRHPILDFWSDLPIEEVKLVVYKEQTAVVSVVFDGRDATLESWFSLQNLKSSPWSDLPQSPVIDFSMGNHWIRHFYISSNHGGCDIDRGWLIVAEGSYCPWERFPHFPAIIYSGEDSKIVWNDGFETADSMAIFIRLKP; this is encoded by the exons ATGACAGTCGTCAACACGAATGACAGCAACGAGATTTCCTTTTATAGAT acaGCCAATGGATTAAAACATATGCCATATCAATGGGAGCTGGTTCGAAAGTCTATGAATCATTCATGAATATAGGAAGTCCTTCAACCTGGAATGTGGACAAATGCATCGATACCGTTTGTCCTAACTTCTTCCGACATCCTATCCTTGATTTCTGGAGTGATCTACCCATCGAGGAG GTGAAACTTGTGGTTTATAAAGAACAAACAGCTGTGGTTAGTGTGGTGTTTGATGGGCGAGATGCAACCCTTGAAAGCTGGTTCTCTCTTCAAAACCTGAAAAGCTCTCCTTGGTCCGACTTACCTCAAAGCCCTGTGATTGATTTCTCAATGGGAAACCA TTGGATACGTCATTTCTATATTTCATCTAATCACGGAGGTTGTGATATAGATCGTGGTTGGTTGATTGTTGCTGAAGGGAGTTACTGTCCGTGGGAGCGGTTTCCTCATTTTCCTGCAATAATCTACTCAGGTGAAGATTCGAAAATCGTATGGAATGACG gTTTTGAAACAGCTGATTCCATGGCCATCTTCATCCGCCTAAAACCTTAA